ATTTGTGGATACGCAGGCGTTAATGCCCTGCGATCCCTGCGAAGTCGCGCAGCGTATGACGGCGCAGCGCGGTGAACTGCCGTGGCTGATAGCGCCGGAAACGGCGCAGGCGCTGCCAGGCGTTGGGTTTTCGCTGGACGATCGGGCATTCGCCATCGTGGCGACCGGTTTTGCCCAGCCGCAGCTGCGCGCGCTGTGGGTAGCTCCGCAGGCGCGACGTGAAGGGCGCGCGCGACAGTTACTTTCACTGCTGCATGAGCGTTTTCCGGGCTTAACGACACCCGTGGCGGTCGACCAGCGCCTCGCGCCGCTCTTTGAACAGAGCGGTTTTCGCATCCAGCCGGTGCGCCAGTATGAGATGCGGCATTCGCTTACGTAACGCCGTGCTGTTTGCACCAGGCGATAAACATGTCCGCGGGCAACGCTTTGCTGTAGAGCCAGCCCTGGGCGTACTGCACGCCGTGTTCGCGCAGCCACTGCGCCTGGCTCTGGTTCTCCACCCCTTCGGCCACCATCTCAAGCCGCAGCGTTTTCGCCATTTCGATAATGTGCGGCGTGACGGTTTTGTACTCCAGCGCGTCGACAAACGATTTATCGATTTTCAGGATATCGACATCCAGATCTTCCAGATAACTCAGGCTGGAATAGCCAGTGCCAAAGTCATCAATATAAATTTTGTGCCCCGCCGCGCGCAGACGCGCAATGATCGGGCCGCTTAGCGCCGGGTCGGCGAAGCCGCGCTCGGTGATTTCCAGCGCCAGCTGGTGCGGCGCGACGCCGTGTTTTGAAAGAGCGTCGGTGAACATATCGACAAACTGCGGCTCATGCAGATCAAAGGCCGAAATATTAATAGAGATGTGCTGCCGGGGATGCGCGCGCAGCCAGTCGCCGAGATCGTCCAGCACGTTATACACAATGCGGCGCGTCAGCGGGCCGATAAGCCCGGTCTGTTCGGCGAGTGGAATAAAGATATCCGGCGTTAACATGCTCCCGTCCGGCTGAGGCCAGCGGATAAGCGCCTCCGCGCCGGTGGGGTGGCCATCCGCCAGGCGGATAATCGGCTGGTAGTGCATCACCAGTTCGTTATTGGTGATGCCATCCTGCAGACGATAACGCGGCGACTGTAAACGTCTCAGCAGGCGGAGCAGCCAGAACGCCGCCGCCACGCTGATAAGAATGCCCGCCGGCAGCCAGATAAGCTGGAGCTTGCGGATCTCCGCCGTCTGCGGCGCCTGCGATGCCCAGGCCACGACGGCTATGCCGGAGCGCGGCTCGCGGTGGATCAGATAGATATTCCCGTTGTATTCGATTTTTCTGGCGCCGCTTTCACGCGCCATTTTCCAGACGGTTTTATCAAACGGGCCGCTGCTGGCCAGCACCCGGTTACGCGGCAGACCGATAATGGCGGTGTTAATCGGCCAGGCGCTGAACGGGATCAGATCGATAAACGAACTGGGATCGATAAGCACAACGTGCTGCCCGTGGCCGACCATGATCATCGGGATCGACAACCCCACATCATTTTGCGTGCTGAACCAGACATCGTAATTCGCGTCGTTGACCCACGTTGGCGGCGGTAGCGGATTGCCGCTGCTGCGGCCCACCAGCGATGAACAGACGGGAACCCTGTTATTCAAATAGACCACTTCCTGAACATGGCGAAACACAAACGAGGTGCGCCGCATCGCCTGCAGATGCGCCTCGCTGCACGGCTCTCCGGTGAAGCTGTTGATTTTGGTGAGCGCCGCTTTCGCCTGCTGCATGATGTCATTAGTGTGGATAAGCGTCCGTTCGGTGTAGGCGTCCAGCTCCATCATAAAATGCTGTTCGGCCTGATGGCGGGCGAGCCAGAAACTGAACGCGACAGGCAGCAAAACGCTGAGTAACAGCACGCCTGTTACTATTTTGATCAGTTTTGCGATGGTCACGATGGCTGCCTGCCCTGATGTAGAAAAGAGTGCCGAAGTACTTCTAGCGTAGTGGGGGATAATGGCTTTTGCGACGGCGCGCCGCATTGATTTTGCTTAGGGTTAGGGCAAAAAAAGCGTCGGGCGCCGCCGTCAAGGCCGCGCCGTAACGTTGAATCGTCAGCGTCGGTGCGCGAGCCGCCGCACCAGTCGGTCGCCGAGCGTTTGCACGCCCTGCACCAGCGCCACCAGAATCACCACCGTGGCGGCCATGACTTCATTATTGAAACGCTGGTAGCCGTAGCGAATGGCGAGATCGCCAAGCCCGCCGCCGCCGATGACGCCAGCCATAGAGGAAAAGCCAATCAGCATCACCACGGTGAGCGTCACGCCAGCCAGCAGCGTGGGCAGCGCCTCCGGCAGCAGCGCTTTGCTGATCACATGCCAGGCGTTGCCGCCCATTGAGATAATCGCCTCGGCGCGCCCGCGATCCACTTCATCCAGCGCGTTTTCCACCACGCGGGCGAAGAAGGGGAACGCGCCGATAGTAATCGGCACTACGGCGGCGGTGCTGCCAAGCGTCGTGCCGATGATAAGGCGCGTCAGCGGGATTAACGCAATCAGCAGCACGATAAACGGCAGCGAACGTCCGACGTTAATCACGCCGCCCAGCACGCTGTTGAGCCGCGGCTGCGGGAGCACGCCGTCGCGACGGGTGATAAACAGCACCACGCCGACCGGCAGGCCGATAAGCACCGTAAAGAGCGCCGCCAGGCCGACCATATAGAGCGTCTCCAGCGTGCCCTGCGCCAGCAACGGCCAGAGATCCTCAAAGCTCATGCCACTTCGCACCATATTCTCTCCTCCACGCCGTGGCGGCGTAAAAACGCCTGCCAGGCGGCGTTGTCGCGCACCAGCGTCTGGCGCAGCACCGACCAGGGCGCGGTGAGCAAGTCCGCGAGCCTGCCGCTCTCCACCAGTCTTCCGTCTTCCAGCAGCGCCGCGTGATCGCAGATGGCTTTGACCACCTCAAGTTCATGCGTGATCAGCACGATAGTCAGCCCGAGCTGGCGATTGATATCGGCAAGCAGCGCAAGGATGGAGGCGGTGGTCTCCGGGTCGAGCGCGCTGGTGGCCTCGTCGCACAGCAGCACCTCCGGGCGCGCGGCGAGCGCGCGGGCGATGCCCACGCGCTGTTTCTGCCCGCCGGAGAGACGCGAGGGAAACGCGTCGGCTTTATCCGCAAGCCCGACCAGGGCCAGCAGCTCCGCCACCCGTTCGCGCCGCGCCGTACGCGACACGCCTGCGATCTCCAGCGGCACCGCCACGTTGTCCGCCACCGTGCGCGCGTGGAGCAGGTTAAAGTGCTGAAACACCATCGCGGTGCGCTGTCGGTGCTGGCGCAGCGCGCGGTCGTCAAGGCGGGTAATATCCACGCCGTTCATCAGGATGCGGCCCGCCGTCGGCCGCTCCAGCAGGTTAAGACAGCGCAGCAGCGTGCTCTTGCCCGCGCCGCTGCGTCCCAGAATGCCGTACACAGCGCCCTGCGGAATGGCGAGCGAGACGTCGTCCAGCGCCGGGCGGCCCTCTCCGGCGTAAGTTTTGCTCAGCCCGTCAAGCGTTATCATGACTGCGGCGCCGCGACCGGGATCACCGAGCCGTTGTAATGCTGGCGAATAAATTCTGCGACCTGCGGCGACTGTAAATCCTTCGCCAGCGCTTTGATGCGCGGATCGCCTGCCAGCGCGGGCGTGGTCACCAGCAGGTTGGCGTAAGGGTTATGGTCGGCGCGCTCCAGCCCCAGCGCGTCTTTGGCGGGCGTCAGGCCCGCTTCCAGCGCGTAGTTGCCGTTGATCACCGCCAGATCCACATCATCAAGCGAGCGCGGGATCTGCGGCGATTCGATTTCGAGGATCTTCAGCTTTTTCGGGTTATCGCGAATATCTTTCGGCGTGGCGAGGCTGCTCGCCGGATCGCTAAAGCCCGCCTTCAGCGTAATCAGTCCCTGGTTTTGCAGCAGGAACAGCGCGCGGCTCAGGTTAGTGACGTTATTCGGCACCGCGACCGTAGCTCCCTCCGGCACGGCTTTGAAATCTTTATATTTCCGGGAATAGATGCCAAGCGGCTCAACGTGCACCGTGGCGGCGACGGTGAAGGTTTTACCAAGCGCCTTTTCCTGATCCTTCAGGTACGGCAGATGCTGGAAATAGTTGGCGTCCACATCGCCGTTCGCCAGCAGTTCGTTGGCGTTGACGCCGCTGGTGAGCTCCACGACGTTGAGGTCGAGCTTCGGATCGAGCTTTTTAATGTAGTTAAGAATTTCGGCGTGCGGCACCGGATCGGCGGCGACACGCAGCGGCTCGGCGGCCTGTAAACCTGCGGAAATCAGCAGCGCCAGCCCGGCCAGCGTCATAGTGGCTTTTTTCATTATGCTTTCCTTAGTAAGGGATCAGGCGATCAGTTCGTGGCTTTCGCGCAGCACGTCGCGGTAGTAACGTTCGGCGACATCAGGGTGCGAGCGCAGGCGGCCTTTTAAATAGTTCCAGCCGACATCGCGCAACAGCGGATTGCGCGGATCGCTTTGCGGGCCGTGCGCCTCACGCGCTAATTCCGGCGGCAACGGGTAAACCGGCACCACGCCGTCAAGCCGCGCGCCGAGGAAAAAGGCGATGGAGAGGCGTTCTTTGTCCGCGGGCGGCGACACGACGCGGTGCACCGTGGCGCGCAGATAGCCGTTAGTGGCGAGCTCCAGCAGTTCGCCGATGTTCACCACAAAGCTGTCCGGCAGCGGGGCGGCGTCAATCCACTCGTCGGGCGCCACTTCCACCTGTAACCCTTTTTGCTGGTCCTGCAACAGGAAGCTTAAGAAACCGGAATCCTTATGCGCGCCCACGCCCTGAGTACTGCCGGTGTTCTGCTGGCCCGGATAGCGAATGAGCTTGATATGCTCGTTAGGCTGCTCGCCATAGAGCGTGTCGAAGGCGTCTGGCGAGAGTTGCAGGGCTTCTGCGAACGCGCGCAGCAGTCGCAGCGCCATCTGCGCCATATCGCGCTGAAAACGCAGCAGCGTTGGCCTGAGCGACGGCTGCGCGGCGGGCCAGAGGTTCGGCCCCTGTAACCTGCGCCACGATGGCGCCGTCGCGGAAAGCGTCAGCGCCGGGCGCTCGGCGCCGATATCAAACTGCTCGCGCCAGTCCGGTTTGCCGCGCGTCAGTTCCGCCGCCGCGCGGTTATAGCCGCGGAAATGCGGGGAGTGGATCATCGCCACCTTCGCTTTTTCTTCTTCCGGCAGGGCGAAGAACTGGCGCGCCTCGCGCTGCACGTCTTCCAGCAGGCGGGTGTCGACGCCGTGATTCACGACGTAGAAAAAGCCGATGTCGCGGGCGGCGTAGCGCAGATGATCGAGAAACGCGGCGCGATCCGCCGGGCCGGCGTTAAGTCTCGCAAGATCGAGAATTGGCAGAGTTGAGGATAATGTTGTGCTCATGGAACGCTCCGTTAGCAAAGAAAAATCACAGTCGGTAATCTGCAAACAGACCGGCACAACAACAGCACTGGCGCATGGGGATCTCCTTCATTTATTGCCATACCGCCACACTGCCCGAAAGACGCCCGGACGCCCAATATTGTTCTTTTCTGATTTATAACCGCATGGGGTAAAAAGGATTTCTGGCTGGCGCATAAGTAATTATTTCAAAATGTTTCCGCCAGAAGGGGATTTGTTTTATCCGTCAATGAGTTAATTTTTTGTTAATTTTTTAACATGTTTTCAATCATCAAGTTTGCCGCTGCGCTGCCGTTGTCCTGAAAGAAGAACCCTCTGTTCCTTTCCAGGAAAATAACAATGCTAAAAACAACGCAAGCCAGATTTATCTTTTTACTCTGCCTCTTTCTTGCTGCCCTGAGCGGCATTACCGCGCTGGTGATCCACTTTTTTGTGACGCCGGAAATTAAACGCACCGAGACGCGGCTTATCCGTTATGAAGTCGACAACGTGGCGTTCAGCATCGTTGAGCAGATGAACCGCGTGCAGGCGCAGATGCGCAGCGTGACGCAGAGCGTCGCGGCGATGCAAAGCGATGACATCGACCGTCTGTTGCCAGCGCTGGTAGACCAGTACCAGGACGTTAACGTCTTCGGCGGGGGCATCTGGCCGCTGCCGGAAAAACGCGAGGCGGGGCGCAATAAATTCAGCACCTTCTTTGCGCGCAACGCCAGCAATCAGCTTGAAGTGAACACGTACTGGAACTCCGACGCGGCGCCGAATTACTACGAGCAGGTCTGGTATAAAGCGGGTCTGAACGCGCCCGCCAGCCGTTGCGCCTGGGCGAACGCGTATCAGGACGACGCGAGCCCGCAGCCGCGCACCAACTGCGCGATGGTCATTACCAAAGATGGCCAGCCGTGGGGCGTGGCGACGATCGACGTAACGCTCGGCTTCTTTAATCAACTGGCGAAACAGATGAACGACGCCATCTCCGGGCGCGTGCTGATTGTTGAGGCGGACGGCAAAATCGTCGGCGACGCCGATCAGGTCGGCAAAACCGCCAGCCTGAAAAAGCTTGCCGATCTGGGCGACGATCCGATGGCGCAGACGGTGCAGAAAGCGCTGACCAGCTTCCGCCCCGGCGAGAAAACCGAACAGGAGTATGAGCAGAACGGCGAGTCGCATACCGTGATGCTGCAATCCATTAAGGGCAGCCCGTGGATTATCGCGGTCGATCTGCCGACCGCGCTGTTAACCGCGCAAACCGATACCATTCTGGCCCGCCTGAGCATGGTGCAGATCCCGATGCTGCTGTTGCTTCTGGGCGTGCTGGTGCTGTTTATCCGCTCGCTGATGGGCAAACTCGCCGATCTTAACCGCAATATCAGCCGGCTCTCCGCAGGCGGCGCGGATCTGACGCAGCGCCTGGAGCCGACCAGCAGCCCGGAATTCAACGCCATTATCGACAGCTTTAACGGCGTGATCGACTACCTGCAAACCATGCTGCGCCAGGTGAGCGACAGCGCCCGCGCGCTGTCGTCGGCCTCGCAGCAGATCTCAAGCGGAAACCAGGATCTCTCAGCGCGTACCGAAGATCAGGCAAGCTCTATTGAGGAGACGGCGGCGTCGATGGAACAGCTCACCAGCACCGTGCGACAGAACGCCGATAACGCCGCGCACGCCAACGAGCTGGCGCATCAGGCGTCGCAGGTGGCGGAGCGGGGCGGCAACGTGGTGCGCGAAGTGGTCAGCACCATGAGCGCTATCCAGAGCTCGTCCGGCAAAGTGGTGGATATTATCGCGGTGATCGACAGCATTGCCTTCCAGACCAACATTCTGGCGCTGAACGCGGCGGTGGAAGCGGCGCGTGCGGGTGAGCAGGGCCGCGGCTTCGCGGTGGTCGCTTCGGAAGTGCGCAGCCTGGCGCAGCGTTCCGCGCAGTCGGCGCGCGAAATCAAACAGCTGATCGAAAATTCCGCCAGCAATATTGACGTGGGTACGAAACTGGTGAACGACGCGGGCGCGACGATGGATGAACTGCTGAGCGGCGTGCGCAACGTGACCACGCTGATGGGCGAAATCATGTCTTCCAGCCGTGAGCAGAGCGCGGGCATCTCGCAGGTGAACCTGGCGATTAATCAGCTCGACAGCGCGACGCAGCAGAACGCGGCGCTGGTGCAGGAGGTGTCGGCGGCGTCGCACTCGATGACCGAGCAGACGCAGCAGCTTGACCGCGTGGTGGCCGGTTTCCGCCTGTAAGTTATCACGCGCTCCTGAAAAGCCGGCGTCTGATGCGCCGGCTTTTTCTTTTCACTCGCCCTCGTTGTGCCCGCCGCTTGCAATTTCAGCCACGCCGACTTACGATATTGTTACGTTATAACATTAACAAAGAGCGAATGATGAAAGCTGATATCCATCCGCATTACCGTACCGTGGTGTTCCACGACACCAGCGCCAACGAATATTTCAAAGTCGGCTCGACCATTAAAACCGAGCGCGAAATTGAACTCGACGGCGAAACCTACCCCTATGTGACCATCGATGTGTCATCGGCGTCGCACCCGTATTACACCGGGCGCCAGAAGACCATTACCACCGAGGGCAGCGCCGCGCGTTTCCAGCAGCGCTTCGGGCGTTTCTTCAACGATAAAAAGGCGTAAATCATGCAGGTGCTGAATTCGTTACGCAGCGCGAAGGCGCGTCATCCTGACTGTCAGATAGTCAGACGCAAAGGACGGTTGTATGTGATTTGCAAAACGAATCCGCGGTTTAAAGCGGTGCAGGGAAGGAAGAAAAGAAAATAAGCATCGCCCTCGCAAGAGGGCGATTTTCCTATCAGTGCGCCCGGGAGGCCGTGGCGGTATTCACCGGCGCGCTGGCGGCACCCGCGTTTTTATCCAGCGAGTAGATATCGTAAAACGATAAGGCTTTCTTACGGGTCAGCATCTTCTCAAGCTGCGCTTTTTGTTCGGCGCTTACGCGCGGGGACGCCTGAATTTCTTCAATCAGACTCGCCGGCACGTCGCGGGTGTTATACCACTCGCCGTTATAGCACACGCGAAAATCCAGCACGTCGATATCTTCATAACGGTAGCGCGGGTTGACGTCGAAAAAGAAAAAACCGTTTAACAGCACAAACAGCACGACCAGCAGCCAGACCGAACCTGCCAGGGTTTCTGACTGGAGCATCACCGCGAGCGTCGCCAGCCAGCCCAGATACATGGCGATAAACAGGCCGGGGTGCTTACGGATAAAGGTGATGCTAAAACGCGGGCGGTTGTCGCGTTTCTCTTCTTTGTTGAGTCGGTCAATGGTGGCCGTCAGCAGTCGCTGGATTTCAGTCATGCAAAACCTTCAGAATCTGTATCGCGCGTGCGCGGGAATGAGCATTTTATGAGGCCGCCCTGTGCGAAAAAAGTAACAGACGGCCAACAAAAAACCATAACAGTTAACCGAAGCGGCACTTCAGAGACGGCGAATCACCCGCGCCGGATTGCCGGCGACCACGCAGTTGGCTTCCACGGAATGCGTCACCACGGCGCCTGAGCCGACCACTACGTTATCGCCAAGCGTAACGCCTGGGTTAATAATCGCCCGCCCGCCGATCCAGACGTTATCGCCAATGGTGACCGGTTTTGCGAACTCCAGCCCGCTGTTGCGCTCTGTCGGGTCGAGCGGGTGCGTGGCGGTATAGATATGCACGCCGGGCGCCAGCATACAGTTCGCGCCAATGTGCACCGGGCAGACGTCCAGAATAACGCAGTCGAAATTGGCGTAAAAATTCTCGCCCAGGTAAATGTTGTAACCGTAGTCGCAGCGGAAGGTTGGCTCAATGTACGCGTTTCCCGCTTCGCCCAGCAGCGACTTCAGTAGAGCCTGACGTTGCGCTTTCTCATCGGGCGCGCTGTGGTTGTATTCATGCAGGAGATGCCGCGCGCGCACGCGATCCTCGCGCAGTTCCGGGTCGTTCGGGCGGTACAGCTCGCCCGCAATCATTTTGCGTTTCTCTTCGCTCATGGCTGGTGTCGCTCAGTTTCAGTTAATGGAAAGCCTGATAGTAGTCACTAAATGCGCGACTGACCATTCACTGCATTTTAGGGGGAAGAGAAAGCCGGGGAGGAGCCATGCTAACGGAGGACATATCCGGTGTGGCACGCACAACGCGAATCGCTCGACACTAACATGGCGCCGACATTATCAAAAAGATAATCACATACAAAATAGCGGGAGATTAACGAACAAATTTCCACACAGACGTCGGGATTTTATCGTAAAGCTTATTCATGGTCAGTTCAGCCAGGCGATGATCTGCGG
This DNA window, taken from Cronobacter universalis NCTC 9529, encodes the following:
- a CDS encoding EAL domain-containing protein: MTIAKLIKIVTGVLLLSVLLPVAFSFWLARHQAEQHFMMELDAYTERTLIHTNDIMQQAKAALTKINSFTGEPCSEAHLQAMRRTSFVFRHVQEVVYLNNRVPVCSSLVGRSSGNPLPPPTWVNDANYDVWFSTQNDVGLSIPMIMVGHGQHVVLIDPSSFIDLIPFSAWPINTAIIGLPRNRVLASSGPFDKTVWKMARESGARKIEYNGNIYLIHREPRSGIAVVAWASQAPQTAEIRKLQLIWLPAGILISVAAAFWLLRLLRRLQSPRYRLQDGITNNELVMHYQPIIRLADGHPTGAEALIRWPQPDGSMLTPDIFIPLAEQTGLIGPLTRRIVYNVLDDLGDWLRAHPRQHISINISAFDLHEPQFVDMFTDALSKHGVAPHQLALEITERGFADPALSGPIIARLRAAGHKIYIDDFGTGYSSLSYLEDLDVDILKIDKSFVDALEYKTVTPHIIEMAKTLRLEMVAEGVENQSQAQWLREHGVQYAQGWLYSKALPADMFIAWCKQHGVT
- a CDS encoding methionine ABC transporter permease, translated to MSFEDLWPLLAQGTLETLYMVGLAALFTVLIGLPVGVVLFITRRDGVLPQPRLNSVLGGVINVGRSLPFIVLLIALIPLTRLIIGTTLGSTAAVVPITIGAFPFFARVVENALDEVDRGRAEAIISMGGNAWHVISKALLPEALPTLLAGVTLTVVMLIGFSSMAGVIGGGGLGDLAIRYGYQRFNNEVMAATVVILVALVQGVQTLGDRLVRRLAHRR
- a CDS encoding methionine ABC transporter ATP-binding protein; translated protein: MITLDGLSKTYAGEGRPALDDVSLAIPQGAVYGILGRSGAGKSTLLRCLNLLERPTAGRILMNGVDITRLDDRALRQHRQRTAMVFQHFNLLHARTVADNVAVPLEIAGVSRTARRERVAELLALVGLADKADAFPSRLSGGQKQRVGIARALAARPEVLLCDEATSALDPETTASILALLADINRQLGLTIVLITHELEVVKAICDHAALLEDGRLVESGRLADLLTAPWSVLRQTLVRDNAAWQAFLRRHGVEERIWCEVA
- a CDS encoding MetQ/NlpA family ABC transporter substrate-binding protein; this encodes MKKATMTLAGLALLISAGLQAAEPLRVAADPVPHAEILNYIKKLDPKLDLNVVELTSGVNANELLANGDVDANYFQHLPYLKDQEKALGKTFTVAATVHVEPLGIYSRKYKDFKAVPEGATVAVPNNVTNLSRALFLLQNQGLITLKAGFSDPASSLATPKDIRDNPKKLKILEIESPQIPRSLDDVDLAVINGNYALEAGLTPAKDALGLERADHNPYANLLVTTPALAGDPRIKALAKDLQSPQVAEFIRQHYNGSVIPVAAPQS
- a CDS encoding isopenicillin N synthase family dioxygenase; its protein translation is MSTTLSSTLPILDLARLNAGPADRAAFLDHLRYAARDIGFFYVVNHGVDTRLLEDVQREARQFFALPEEEKAKVAMIHSPHFRGYNRAAAELTRGKPDWREQFDIGAERPALTLSATAPSWRRLQGPNLWPAAQPSLRPTLLRFQRDMAQMALRLLRAFAEALQLSPDAFDTLYGEQPNEHIKLIRYPGQQNTGSTQGVGAHKDSGFLSFLLQDQQKGLQVEVAPDEWIDAAPLPDSFVVNIGELLELATNGYLRATVHRVVSPPADKERLSIAFFLGARLDGVVPVYPLPPELAREAHGPQSDPRNPLLRDVGWNYLKGRLRSHPDVAERYYRDVLRESHELIA
- a CDS encoding methyl-accepting chemotaxis protein, with protein sequence MLKTTQARFIFLLCLFLAALSGITALVIHFFVTPEIKRTETRLIRYEVDNVAFSIVEQMNRVQAQMRSVTQSVAAMQSDDIDRLLPALVDQYQDVNVFGGGIWPLPEKREAGRNKFSTFFARNASNQLEVNTYWNSDAAPNYYEQVWYKAGLNAPASRCAWANAYQDDASPQPRTNCAMVITKDGQPWGVATIDVTLGFFNQLAKQMNDAISGRVLIVEADGKIVGDADQVGKTASLKKLADLGDDPMAQTVQKALTSFRPGEKTEQEYEQNGESHTVMLQSIKGSPWIIAVDLPTALLTAQTDTILARLSMVQIPMLLLLLGVLVLFIRSLMGKLADLNRNISRLSAGGADLTQRLEPTSSPEFNAIIDSFNGVIDYLQTMLRQVSDSARALSSASQQISSGNQDLSARTEDQASSIEETAASMEQLTSTVRQNADNAAHANELAHQASQVAERGGNVVREVVSTMSAIQSSSGKVVDIIAVIDSIAFQTNILALNAAVEAARAGEQGRGFAVVASEVRSLAQRSAQSAREIKQLIENSASNIDVGTKLVNDAGATMDELLSGVRNVTTLMGEIMSSSREQSAGISQVNLAINQLDSATQQNAALVQEVSAASHSMTEQTQQLDRVVAGFRL
- a CDS encoding type B 50S ribosomal protein L31, coding for MKADIHPHYRTVVFHDTSANEYFKVGSTIKTEREIELDGETYPYVTIDVSSASHPYYTGRQKTITTEGSAARFQQRFGRFFNDKKA
- the ykgO gene encoding type B 50S ribosomal protein L36, coding for MQVLNSLRSAKARHPDCQIVRRKGRLYVICKTNPRFKAVQGRKKRK
- a CDS encoding YlaC family protein yields the protein MTEIQRLLTATIDRLNKEEKRDNRPRFSITFIRKHPGLFIAMYLGWLATLAVMLQSETLAGSVWLLVVLFVLLNGFFFFDVNPRYRYEDIDVLDFRVCYNGEWYNTRDVPASLIEEIQASPRVSAEQKAQLEKMLTRKKALSFYDIYSLDKNAGAASAPVNTATASRAH
- the maa gene encoding maltose O-acetyltransferase, producing MSEEKRKMIAGELYRPNDPELREDRVRARHLLHEYNHSAPDEKAQRQALLKSLLGEAGNAYIEPTFRCDYGYNIYLGENFYANFDCVILDVCPVHIGANCMLAPGVHIYTATHPLDPTERNSGLEFAKPVTIGDNVWIGGRAIINPGVTLGDNVVVGSGAVVTHSVEANCVVAGNPARVIRRL